One part of the Melospiza melodia melodia isolate bMelMel2 chromosome 3, bMelMel2.pri, whole genome shotgun sequence genome encodes these proteins:
- the CHGB gene encoding secretogranin-1 isoform X2 translates to MTGEEERNCKLNARCLAWLLVSPPGCLLKQASNGAGILLPAGASTVPVEKDHTEEMVTRCIVEVLSNALSKPNAPPINPECKEILKKSDKNDRERSENEQPEVRHPKDPAETEKHPPGSMEKEQRQAEEESEKYMEGGDEEKLAHEEGKSEEEEAGHHTPAQDETLHVEEKKHYQEIGREEERNYHSEEESKEGKCCEDVEAAVVTKKSHSEGMSVDEFRGGSDQSPRGHWHLEEGMQSPSKQIGEGEEGEEGRSEKYHHESQERGFSHQQQREASEESEEREEGKEPFKGKGYHGKHRGGDSSEEKRGHGGERGEPAGGSQPGEANLWEQWKHRQKHEEESEEKGGSPGRRGPEGLQQEGPAEPGSEELSWQQSQESRDEENKRHHHSEESSEKWHEERRQHSGSHHPGGRMHLAEGSQEELARYLSQERQRRVGGRARGGNRQQEGAQKAREHKGQASRHYSTEDSLEEEEVEKKHHSSDQVENEEEERFAEREEYRGHLPAEKEKRTAASYRPFYPLVWWKSQHLDKRDSAGEQLLEGREEGRPALSEKSLFPEYNDYEWWSEKQIQSALKHRRSEKRNPGKANRYDVERQYNKMDQLAQLLNYRKKSAELPGLYSSGEDLKKRRVAGNDRRSLSQRPLTEEEEKQLENLATMDLELQNIAEKINSLRRG, encoded by the exons ATGACTGGAGAGGAAGAGAG AAATTGCAAACTGAATGCAAGGTGTCTGGCTTGGCTCCTGGTGTCTCCTCCTGGCTGTCTCCTGAAGCAGGCTTCAAATGGAGCTGGAATTCTGCTTCCTGCTG GTGCCAGCACAGTTCCAGTGGAAAAAGACCATACTGAAGAAATG GTGACGCGGTGCATTGTGGAGGTTCTGTCCAACGCTCTGTCTAAGCCCAATGCACCCCCCATTAATCCTGAATGCAAAGAAATCCTGAAGAAGA GTGATAAAAATGACAGAGAGAGAAGTGAAAATGAACAGCCTGAAGTGAGGCATCCCAAGGACCCAGCAGAGACTGAAAAGCATCCTCCTGGGAGCATGGAGAAAGAACAGAGGCAGGCAGAAGAGGAATCTGAAAAGTACATGGAAGGAGGTGATGAGGAGAAACTTGCTCATGAGGAAGGTAAaagcgaggaggaggaggctggacaCCACACACCTGCTCAGGATGAGACACTTCATGTGGAAGAAAAAAAGCACTACCAGGAAAttgggagagaggaggagaggaatTACCACAGTGAGGAGGAAAGCAAAGAGGGGAAGTGTTGTGAGGATGTGGAGGCTGCTGTTGTCACCAAGAAGTCCCACTCTGAGGGCATGAGCGTGGATGAGTTCCGTGGTGGGAGTGATCAGAGCCCCAGGGGCCACTGGCACCTGGAGGAGGGAATGCAGAGCCCTTCCAAACAAattggggaaggtgaagagggagaggaaggaaggagtgaGAAATACCACCATGAGTCTCAGGAACGTGGGTTCTCCCACCAGCAGCAGCGTGAAGCATCTGAGGAGAGTGAAGAAAGAGAGGAGGGAAAGGAGCCCTTCAAAGGCAAAGGTTATCATGGGAAGCACAGGGGGGGTGACTCCAGTGAAGAGAAGAGGGGCCATGGTGGTGAGAGGGGGGAACCAGCAGGGGGATCACAGCCAGGGGAGGCCAATCTCTGGGAGCAGTGGAAGCACCGACAGAAACATGAGGAAGAGTCTGAGGAGAAGGGTGGCTCTCCTGGCAGGCGTGGGCccgaggggctgcagcaggaggggccTGCAGAGCCGGGCAGTGAGGAgctcagctggcagcagagccaggagagcagggacGAGGAAAACAAGAGGCACCACCACAGTGAGGAGAGCAGTGAGAAGTGGCACGAGGAGAGGAGGCAGCACAGTGGATCCCACCATCCTGGGGGCAGGATGCACCTTGCTGAGGGAAGCCAGGAGGAGCTGGCCAGGTACCTCAGCCAGGAGAGGCAGCGCCGTGTGGGAGGGAGAGCCCGCGGAGGGAACAGGCAACAGGAGGGGGCCCAGAAGGCTCGAGAGCACAAGGGCCAGGCCAGCAGGCACTACAGCACTgaggacagcctggaggaggaggaggtggaaaaGAAGCATCACAGCAGTGACCAGGTTGAAAATGAAGAGGAGGAAAGGTTTGCAGAGAGAGAGGAGTACAGAGGCCATCTCCCcgcagagaaagagaagagaactGCAGCATCCTACAGGCCGTTCTACCCACTGGTGTGGTGGAAAAGCCAGCACTTGGACAAGAGGGACAGTGCAGGGGAGCAGCTTctggagggcagggaggaaggCAGGCCTGCCCTGAGTGAGAAGAGCCTTTTCCCTGAGTACAATGACTACGAGTGGTGGTCAGAAAAGCAAATCCAGAGCGCTCTGAAGCACAGGCGCAGCGAGAAGAGGAATCCTGGCAAAGCGAACAGATACGATGTGGAAAGGCAGTACAACAAGATGGATCAACTTGCACAACTTCTCAACTACAGGAAGAAGTCAGCTGAACTCCCGGGGCTGTACAGCTCTGGAGAAGACCTGAAGAAGCGTCGGGTGGCTGGCAATGACAGAAGGAGCCTAAGCCAGAGGCCCCTGACAGAAGAGGAG GAGAAGCAGCTGGAAAACCTGGCCACCATGGATCTGGAGCTGCAGAACATAGCAGAGAAGATCAACAGCCTCAGGAGAGGCTGA
- the CHGB gene encoding secretogranin-1 isoform X1, with translation MQEGDWEVLQVVCLPWPGDWVVLLCRNCKLNARCLAWLLVSPPGCLLKQASNGAGILLPAGASTVPVEKDHTEEMVTRCIVEVLSNALSKPNAPPINPECKEILKKSDKNDRERSENEQPEVRHPKDPAETEKHPPGSMEKEQRQAEEESEKYMEGGDEEKLAHEEGKSEEEEAGHHTPAQDETLHVEEKKHYQEIGREEERNYHSEEESKEGKCCEDVEAAVVTKKSHSEGMSVDEFRGGSDQSPRGHWHLEEGMQSPSKQIGEGEEGEEGRSEKYHHESQERGFSHQQQREASEESEEREEGKEPFKGKGYHGKHRGGDSSEEKRGHGGERGEPAGGSQPGEANLWEQWKHRQKHEEESEEKGGSPGRRGPEGLQQEGPAEPGSEELSWQQSQESRDEENKRHHHSEESSEKWHEERRQHSGSHHPGGRMHLAEGSQEELARYLSQERQRRVGGRARGGNRQQEGAQKAREHKGQASRHYSTEDSLEEEEVEKKHHSSDQVENEEEERFAEREEYRGHLPAEKEKRTAASYRPFYPLVWWKSQHLDKRDSAGEQLLEGREEGRPALSEKSLFPEYNDYEWWSEKQIQSALKHRRSEKRNPGKANRYDVERQYNKMDQLAQLLNYRKKSAELPGLYSSGEDLKKRRVAGNDRRSLSQRPLTEEEEKQLENLATMDLELQNIAEKINSLRRG, from the exons ATGCAGGAGGGAGATTGGGAGGTGTTGCAGGTGGTTTGTCTTCCATGGCCTGGTGACTGGGTTGTGTTACTTTGCAGAAATTGCAAACTGAATGCAAGGTGTCTGGCTTGGCTCCTGGTGTCTCCTCCTGGCTGTCTCCTGAAGCAGGCTTCAAATGGAGCTGGAATTCTGCTTCCTGCTG GTGCCAGCACAGTTCCAGTGGAAAAAGACCATACTGAAGAAATG GTGACGCGGTGCATTGTGGAGGTTCTGTCCAACGCTCTGTCTAAGCCCAATGCACCCCCCATTAATCCTGAATGCAAAGAAATCCTGAAGAAGA GTGATAAAAATGACAGAGAGAGAAGTGAAAATGAACAGCCTGAAGTGAGGCATCCCAAGGACCCAGCAGAGACTGAAAAGCATCCTCCTGGGAGCATGGAGAAAGAACAGAGGCAGGCAGAAGAGGAATCTGAAAAGTACATGGAAGGAGGTGATGAGGAGAAACTTGCTCATGAGGAAGGTAAaagcgaggaggaggaggctggacaCCACACACCTGCTCAGGATGAGACACTTCATGTGGAAGAAAAAAAGCACTACCAGGAAAttgggagagaggaggagaggaatTACCACAGTGAGGAGGAAAGCAAAGAGGGGAAGTGTTGTGAGGATGTGGAGGCTGCTGTTGTCACCAAGAAGTCCCACTCTGAGGGCATGAGCGTGGATGAGTTCCGTGGTGGGAGTGATCAGAGCCCCAGGGGCCACTGGCACCTGGAGGAGGGAATGCAGAGCCCTTCCAAACAAattggggaaggtgaagagggagaggaaggaaggagtgaGAAATACCACCATGAGTCTCAGGAACGTGGGTTCTCCCACCAGCAGCAGCGTGAAGCATCTGAGGAGAGTGAAGAAAGAGAGGAGGGAAAGGAGCCCTTCAAAGGCAAAGGTTATCATGGGAAGCACAGGGGGGGTGACTCCAGTGAAGAGAAGAGGGGCCATGGTGGTGAGAGGGGGGAACCAGCAGGGGGATCACAGCCAGGGGAGGCCAATCTCTGGGAGCAGTGGAAGCACCGACAGAAACATGAGGAAGAGTCTGAGGAGAAGGGTGGCTCTCCTGGCAGGCGTGGGCccgaggggctgcagcaggaggggccTGCAGAGCCGGGCAGTGAGGAgctcagctggcagcagagccaggagagcagggacGAGGAAAACAAGAGGCACCACCACAGTGAGGAGAGCAGTGAGAAGTGGCACGAGGAGAGGAGGCAGCACAGTGGATCCCACCATCCTGGGGGCAGGATGCACCTTGCTGAGGGAAGCCAGGAGGAGCTGGCCAGGTACCTCAGCCAGGAGAGGCAGCGCCGTGTGGGAGGGAGAGCCCGCGGAGGGAACAGGCAACAGGAGGGGGCCCAGAAGGCTCGAGAGCACAAGGGCCAGGCCAGCAGGCACTACAGCACTgaggacagcctggaggaggaggaggtggaaaaGAAGCATCACAGCAGTGACCAGGTTGAAAATGAAGAGGAGGAAAGGTTTGCAGAGAGAGAGGAGTACAGAGGCCATCTCCCcgcagagaaagagaagagaactGCAGCATCCTACAGGCCGTTCTACCCACTGGTGTGGTGGAAAAGCCAGCACTTGGACAAGAGGGACAGTGCAGGGGAGCAGCTTctggagggcagggaggaaggCAGGCCTGCCCTGAGTGAGAAGAGCCTTTTCCCTGAGTACAATGACTACGAGTGGTGGTCAGAAAAGCAAATCCAGAGCGCTCTGAAGCACAGGCGCAGCGAGAAGAGGAATCCTGGCAAAGCGAACAGATACGATGTGGAAAGGCAGTACAACAAGATGGATCAACTTGCACAACTTCTCAACTACAGGAAGAAGTCAGCTGAACTCCCGGGGCTGTACAGCTCTGGAGAAGACCTGAAGAAGCGTCGGGTGGCTGGCAATGACAGAAGGAGCCTAAGCCAGAGGCCCCTGACAGAAGAGGAG GAGAAGCAGCTGGAAAACCTGGCCACCATGGATCTGGAGCTGCAGAACATAGCAGAGAAGATCAACAGCCTCAGGAGAGGCTGA
- the CHGB gene encoding secretogranin-1 isoform X3 — protein MGPPALLALLAAAALAGASTVPVEKDHTEEMVTRCIVEVLSNALSKPNAPPINPECKEILKKSDKNDRERSENEQPEVRHPKDPAETEKHPPGSMEKEQRQAEEESEKYMEGGDEEKLAHEEGKSEEEEAGHHTPAQDETLHVEEKKHYQEIGREEERNYHSEEESKEGKCCEDVEAAVVTKKSHSEGMSVDEFRGGSDQSPRGHWHLEEGMQSPSKQIGEGEEGEEGRSEKYHHESQERGFSHQQQREASEESEEREEGKEPFKGKGYHGKHRGGDSSEEKRGHGGERGEPAGGSQPGEANLWEQWKHRQKHEEESEEKGGSPGRRGPEGLQQEGPAEPGSEELSWQQSQESRDEENKRHHHSEESSEKWHEERRQHSGSHHPGGRMHLAEGSQEELARYLSQERQRRVGGRARGGNRQQEGAQKAREHKGQASRHYSTEDSLEEEEVEKKHHSSDQVENEEEERFAEREEYRGHLPAEKEKRTAASYRPFYPLVWWKSQHLDKRDSAGEQLLEGREEGRPALSEKSLFPEYNDYEWWSEKQIQSALKHRRSEKRNPGKANRYDVERQYNKMDQLAQLLNYRKKSAELPGLYSSGEDLKKRRVAGNDRRSLSQRPLTEEEEKQLENLATMDLELQNIAEKINSLRRG, from the exons atGGGGCCGCCGGCGCTGCTCGCCCTCCTGGCGGCCGCCGCCCTGGCAG GTGCCAGCACAGTTCCAGTGGAAAAAGACCATACTGAAGAAATG GTGACGCGGTGCATTGTGGAGGTTCTGTCCAACGCTCTGTCTAAGCCCAATGCACCCCCCATTAATCCTGAATGCAAAGAAATCCTGAAGAAGA GTGATAAAAATGACAGAGAGAGAAGTGAAAATGAACAGCCTGAAGTGAGGCATCCCAAGGACCCAGCAGAGACTGAAAAGCATCCTCCTGGGAGCATGGAGAAAGAACAGAGGCAGGCAGAAGAGGAATCTGAAAAGTACATGGAAGGAGGTGATGAGGAGAAACTTGCTCATGAGGAAGGTAAaagcgaggaggaggaggctggacaCCACACACCTGCTCAGGATGAGACACTTCATGTGGAAGAAAAAAAGCACTACCAGGAAAttgggagagaggaggagaggaatTACCACAGTGAGGAGGAAAGCAAAGAGGGGAAGTGTTGTGAGGATGTGGAGGCTGCTGTTGTCACCAAGAAGTCCCACTCTGAGGGCATGAGCGTGGATGAGTTCCGTGGTGGGAGTGATCAGAGCCCCAGGGGCCACTGGCACCTGGAGGAGGGAATGCAGAGCCCTTCCAAACAAattggggaaggtgaagagggagaggaaggaaggagtgaGAAATACCACCATGAGTCTCAGGAACGTGGGTTCTCCCACCAGCAGCAGCGTGAAGCATCTGAGGAGAGTGAAGAAAGAGAGGAGGGAAAGGAGCCCTTCAAAGGCAAAGGTTATCATGGGAAGCACAGGGGGGGTGACTCCAGTGAAGAGAAGAGGGGCCATGGTGGTGAGAGGGGGGAACCAGCAGGGGGATCACAGCCAGGGGAGGCCAATCTCTGGGAGCAGTGGAAGCACCGACAGAAACATGAGGAAGAGTCTGAGGAGAAGGGTGGCTCTCCTGGCAGGCGTGGGCccgaggggctgcagcaggaggggccTGCAGAGCCGGGCAGTGAGGAgctcagctggcagcagagccaggagagcagggacGAGGAAAACAAGAGGCACCACCACAGTGAGGAGAGCAGTGAGAAGTGGCACGAGGAGAGGAGGCAGCACAGTGGATCCCACCATCCTGGGGGCAGGATGCACCTTGCTGAGGGAAGCCAGGAGGAGCTGGCCAGGTACCTCAGCCAGGAGAGGCAGCGCCGTGTGGGAGGGAGAGCCCGCGGAGGGAACAGGCAACAGGAGGGGGCCCAGAAGGCTCGAGAGCACAAGGGCCAGGCCAGCAGGCACTACAGCACTgaggacagcctggaggaggaggaggtggaaaaGAAGCATCACAGCAGTGACCAGGTTGAAAATGAAGAGGAGGAAAGGTTTGCAGAGAGAGAGGAGTACAGAGGCCATCTCCCcgcagagaaagagaagagaactGCAGCATCCTACAGGCCGTTCTACCCACTGGTGTGGTGGAAAAGCCAGCACTTGGACAAGAGGGACAGTGCAGGGGAGCAGCTTctggagggcagggaggaaggCAGGCCTGCCCTGAGTGAGAAGAGCCTTTTCCCTGAGTACAATGACTACGAGTGGTGGTCAGAAAAGCAAATCCAGAGCGCTCTGAAGCACAGGCGCAGCGAGAAGAGGAATCCTGGCAAAGCGAACAGATACGATGTGGAAAGGCAGTACAACAAGATGGATCAACTTGCACAACTTCTCAACTACAGGAAGAAGTCAGCTGAACTCCCGGGGCTGTACAGCTCTGGAGAAGACCTGAAGAAGCGTCGGGTGGCTGGCAATGACAGAAGGAGCCTAAGCCAGAGGCCCCTGACAGAAGAGGAG GAGAAGCAGCTGGAAAACCTGGCCACCATGGATCTGGAGCTGCAGAACATAGCAGAGAAGATCAACAGCCTCAGGAGAGGCTGA